A window of Desulfobacterales bacterium contains these coding sequences:
- a CDS encoding ferritin-like domain-containing protein, with protein sequence MKKQELIQMLNNDMAEEHAAIIRYLVHSYLEGEDTPIGAKLLSRSREEMWHMHWLGMVVGDLGGMPNLIPAKYPFDPTNRKTIFKSYVDYETNLVPHYKAEAEKVDDPHIKRVLMREGWESDMHAEKFQKMHDKLSPADAEGLPGEENELPEQFVETLQQLVETKYNQMLQSLHNAWTFQKSGLSAWQIMDFSYTKMKQLAHLAEEVAENGFEPRLKTQGAIQPADIGKALQHALESVRETKDRHIALKNDPEAQKHGGLMSNLDLSINQETYIAEEIEGWLKK encoded by the coding sequence ATGAAAAAACAGGAACTGATTCAAATGTTAAACAATGACATGGCCGAGGAGCACGCCGCCATCATCCGCTACCTGGTACACAGCTATCTGGAGGGGGAGGACACCCCCATCGGCGCCAAACTCCTCTCCCGGTCACGCGAGGAAATGTGGCACATGCACTGGCTGGGTATGGTTGTCGGGGATTTAGGGGGCATGCCCAATCTGATCCCGGCCAAATATCCCTTTGATCCCACCAATCGAAAAACCATTTTCAAATCCTATGTGGATTATGAGACCAACCTGGTGCCCCACTACAAGGCAGAGGCGGAAAAAGTGGATGACCCCCACATCAAGCGGGTGCTGATGCGCGAGGGCTGGGAGTCTGACATGCATGCGGAAAAATTTCAAAAAATGCATGACAAACTGTCACCCGCGGATGCAGAGGGGCTTCCCGGCGAGGAAAATGAACTGCCCGAGCAATTTGTCGAGACCCTTCAGCAGCTTGTTGAAACCAAATACAATCAGATGCTCCAGAGCCTGCACAATGCCTGGACCTTCCAGAAAAGCGGCCTATCCGCATGGCAGATCATGGATTTTTCCTATACCAAGATGAAACAGCTCGCCCATCTTGCCGAAGAAGTGGCGGAAAACGGCTTTGAGCCAAGACTCAAGACCCAAGGGGCGATCCAGCCGGCGGACATCGGCAAAGCGCTTCAACACGCGCTGGAAAGCGTCCGGGAAACCAAGGATCGCCACATAGCCCTTAAAAACGACCCGGAAGCCCAGAAGCACGGAGGGCTCATGTCCAACCTGGATCTTTCCATCAACCAGGAAACCTATATAGCCGAAGAAATTGAAGGCTGGCTGAAAAAATAG
- a CDS encoding fructose 1,6-bisphosphatase, with the protein MGFSRCGRPPRVIALGFQLAGGHLVGPRDMFDDPGFDRARKKTNELADLLRRHGPFEPHRLPMEAMEYTTMPDVMKKLEGRWEPLD; encoded by the coding sequence ATTGGTTTTTCTCGGTGCGGCCGGCCGCCCCGGGTGATTGCGCTGGGGTTTCAGCTGGCCGGCGGGCATCTGGTGGGGCCCCGGGATATGTTTGATGATCCGGGGTTTGACCGGGCCCGGAAAAAGACTAATGAGCTCGCGGATCTCTTGCGGCGCCATGGCCCGTTTGAGCCGCACCGGCTGCCCATGGAGGCCATGGAATACACCACCATGCCGGATGTGATGAAGAAGCTGGAAGGCCGGTGGGAGCCGTTGGATTAG
- a CDS encoding acyl-CoA dehydrogenase — protein MAQLIADRRDVDFVLHDQLDIKELAKHEKFAEFNKKTIDMIVTEARNLAIKEILPTQKISDAGCEFDNGTVRVPEEFHRLFKLYKEGEWLAMIDDPEWGGQGMPKTVSLAANEYFYGANPAFMLYHGLTHGAAQLIETFGTDQQKQAYLKKLYSGEWSGTMLLTEPNAGSDVGALESTAVKNDDGTYSITGTKIFISGGEHDMVENIAHPVLARIEGAPAGTKGISLFLVPKYRVNDDGSLGAFNDVVCTNIEEKMGLHGNCTCTLALGGKGNCIGTLLGEENKGMRAMFLMMNEARQLVGLQGFATASAAYMYAASYAKERIQGKHLLAGKSPDAPDVAIIQHPDVRRQLTLMKAYVDGLRSLIYYGGLTYDMEHLAADEAEKEKYEDRSAILTPIIKGYITDKALEVTSHAVQVYGGYGYIKEYPVEQLMRDCRIFMIYEGTNGIQAMDLLGRKLGMKKGQPFLDYLSEMQKTTDAAREIEAVKALAEKVEDSISRLSEIALYLAKTAMSDNILNAFAFAHPFLEVTGDVSVAWMLLWRATAASRKLEKLAKSSDPAQMKEKAEKNKDAGFYYGQIKTAEFFIMTQLPITMGKLNAIAASNGAAVEMPEIALGG, from the coding sequence ATGGCACAACTGATAGCAGACCGCAGGGATGTGGATTTTGTGCTCCACGACCAGCTTGATATCAAGGAGCTCGCCAAACACGAAAAATTTGCGGAATTTAACAAAAAAACCATAGACATGATCGTCACAGAAGCCCGAAACCTGGCCATCAAGGAAATTCTGCCCACCCAGAAAATAAGCGATGCCGGCTGTGAATTTGATAACGGCACCGTGCGGGTGCCGGAGGAATTTCACCGGCTCTTCAAGCTTTACAAAGAAGGGGAATGGCTGGCCATGATCGATGATCCGGAATGGGGCGGCCAGGGGATGCCAAAGACCGTATCCCTTGCGGCCAATGAATATTTTTACGGCGCCAACCCCGCCTTTATGCTCTATCACGGCTTAACCCACGGGGCCGCCCAACTGATCGAAACCTTTGGCACGGATCAACAGAAGCAGGCCTACCTTAAAAAACTCTACTCCGGCGAATGGTCCGGCACCATGCTTTTGACCGAACCCAATGCCGGCTCGGATGTGGGCGCCCTTGAGAGCACGGCGGTCAAAAACGATGACGGCACTTATTCAATTACCGGCACTAAAATTTTTATCTCCGGCGGCGAACACGATATGGTCGAAAACATCGCCCATCCGGTGCTGGCCAGGATTGAAGGCGCACCCGCCGGCACCAAAGGGATATCGCTTTTCCTGGTGCCCAAATACCGCGTCAATGACGACGGAAGCCTGGGGGCATTCAATGACGTGGTCTGCACCAACATCGAAGAAAAAATGGGCCTTCACGGAAACTGCACCTGCACCCTGGCCCTGGGCGGCAAGGGCAACTGCATCGGCACGCTGCTTGGCGAGGAAAACAAGGGCATGCGGGCCATGTTTCTGATGATGAATGAGGCCCGCCAGCTGGTGGGGCTCCAGGGCTTTGCCACGGCCTCGGCGGCCTACATGTATGCCGCAAGTTACGCCAAAGAGCGCATCCAGGGCAAGCACCTGCTGGCCGGAAAAAGTCCGGATGCCCCGGATGTAGCCATTATCCAGCATCCGGATGTCAGGCGGCAGCTGACCCTCATGAAAGCCTATGTAGACGGTTTGCGCAGCCTTATCTATTACGGCGGGCTTACCTATGACATGGAGCATCTGGCCGCCGATGAAGCCGAAAAGGAAAAATATGAAGACCGGTCCGCCATTTTGACCCCCATTATCAAGGGCTACATAACGGATAAAGCGCTTGAGGTAACCAGTCACGCCGTGCAGGTTTACGGCGGCTACGGCTATATCAAGGAATATCCGGTGGAACAGCTGATGCGGGACTGCCGGATCTTCATGATTTATGAGGGCACCAACGGCATCCAGGCCATGGACCTGCTGGGCCGAAAGCTCGGCATGAAAAAAGGCCAGCCGTTTTTGGATTACTTAAGTGAAATGCAGAAGACCACGGATGCGGCCAGAGAAATTGAAGCGGTCAAGGCCCTGGCGGAAAAAGTCGAGGACAGCATCTCACGGCTTAGCGAAATCGCCCTTTATCTGGCAAAAACCGCCATGTCGGACAACATCCTTAATGCGTTTGCTTTTGCCCACCCCTTTCTCGAGGTAACCGGAGACGTAAGCGTCGCCTGGATGCTTCTATGGCGCGCCACGGCCGCCTCGCGAAAGCTTGAAAAACTGGCCAAAAGCAGCGATCCGGCCCAGATGAAAGAGAAAGCCGAAAAAAACAAGGATGCGGGCTTTTATTACGGACAGATCAAAACCGCCGAATTCTTTATCATGACCCAGCTGCCGATCACCATGGGCAAGTTAAACGCTATTGCCGCAAGTAACGGCGCAGCCGTGGAGATGCCGGAAATCGCCTTAGGGGGATAA
- a CDS encoding septum site-determining protein MinC yields MDSNDDLPVRLKGVGDSLWVTIDPTQPVERLQAALIKPFERLKHLAVNARVIIDSGNSTDSDQLIRDLGEFLKERFQVGQVSKPPEKKKTVNKERIRNQDLGNAWHHYRSEALMIAGRVRSGQKIVAKKHLIIMGDLNPGAEVVAGGDILVMGTLSGKAQAGQPDNEDAIVMALQFRPTQIQIGGIVAAGLDSGGRGNPEFAYIDDQAIVVDDYLSNNPFKQLTWPEVR; encoded by the coding sequence ATGGATTCAAACGACGATCTCCCTGTAAGACTCAAAGGCGTTGGTGACAGTCTCTGGGTGACCATCGACCCCACGCAGCCGGTTGAACGGCTGCAGGCGGCGCTGATTAAACCATTCGAGCGGCTGAAACATCTGGCGGTCAATGCCCGCGTCATTATTGATTCCGGAAACTCAACGGATTCGGATCAGCTAATCCGCGACCTGGGCGAATTTTTAAAGGAACGCTTCCAGGTGGGTCAGGTTTCCAAGCCCCCGGAAAAGAAAAAGACCGTCAATAAGGAACGCATCCGGAATCAGGACCTGGGCAACGCCTGGCACCATTATCGCAGCGAGGCCCTGATGATCGCCGGGCGGGTAAGATCCGGCCAGAAAATTGTGGCCAAAAAGCATCTTATTATCATGGGCGACTTAAACCCCGGCGCCGAGGTCGTTGCGGGCGGCGACATCCTGGTGATGGGCACGCTTTCCGGCAAAGCCCAGGCCGGGCAGCCGGACAACGAAGATGCCATCGTCATGGCCCTTCAATTCCGGCCCACCCAGATCCAGATCGGCGGTATCGTTGCGGCCGGGCTTGACTCAGGCGGAAGGGGCAATCCGGAATTCGCCTATATTGACGATCAGGCCATCGTGGTTGACGACTATCTGAGCAACAACCCGTTCAAACAGCTCACATGGCCGGAAGTGCGATAG
- the minD gene encoding septum site-determining protein MinD, whose translation MEGKVIVMTSGKGGVGKTTVTASIGAALAQQGKRVAIVDMDIGLRNMDVVMGLENRIVFNVVDIIQGRCKLKQAAIKDRKIDNLFLIPASQSDDKEVIKPENMVWLTNKLRKEFDFTLLDCPAGIEHGFKNSIAAADEAVVICTPDVSAVRDADRVIGLLYARSITPKLVVNRIVPKMVESGDMLSHEDIVDVLSIDLVGLVEMDELVVISSNTGTSLISNKESKAGMAFQRIAMRLNGHPDLPIENPLAQKGFWKKIGKKLARKNKDA comes from the coding sequence GTGGAGGGTAAAGTCATTGTTATGACATCGGGAAAAGGCGGTGTCGGCAAAACCACCGTCACCGCGTCCATCGGCGCCGCCCTTGCCCAGCAGGGCAAACGCGTCGCCATTGTGGATATGGATATCGGCCTTCGGAATATGGATGTGGTCATGGGCCTTGAAAACCGCATCGTCTTCAATGTGGTCGATATCATCCAGGGCCGCTGCAAATTAAAACAGGCCGCGATCAAAGACCGCAAGATTGACAACCTTTTTTTGATCCCCGCCTCTCAAAGCGATGATAAAGAGGTCATCAAACCGGAAAACATGGTCTGGCTGACCAACAAACTCCGCAAGGAGTTTGACTTTACCCTGCTTGACTGCCCGGCGGGGATTGAGCACGGGTTCAAAAACTCCATTGCCGCAGCCGACGAGGCGGTGGTCATCTGCACCCCGGATGTCTCCGCGGTCCGGGATGCAGACCGCGTGATCGGGCTCCTCTATGCACGCTCCATCACCCCGAAGCTGGTGGTCAACCGCATCGTTCCCAAGATGGTGGAAAGCGGGGACATGTTGAGTCACGAGGATATCGTGGATGTTCTCTCCATTGATCTGGTGGGCCTGGTGGAGATGGATGAGCTGGTGGTCATCTCCAGCAATACCGGCACCTCGCTGATTTCCAACAAAGAGTCAAAAGCCGGCATGGCTTTTCAGCGTATCGCGATGCGGCTCAACGGGCATCCGGATCTGCCCATTGAGAATCCGTTGGCGCAGAAGGGATTCTGGAAAAAAATCGGTAAAAAGCTTGCTCGAAAAAACAAGGATGCCTAA
- the minE gene encoding cell division topological specificity factor MinE — protein MKFNDLLKKLINKPESKEVAKKRLKFALVYDKLEVTDNMLENLQKELLEVIGRYFEIDRESMNLDIQRSDDYSALVFNTPIVSAKHQQERGSSAA, from the coding sequence ATGAAATTCAATGATCTGCTGAAAAAACTGATCAATAAGCCGGAAAGCAAGGAAGTGGCCAAAAAACGGCTGAAATTCGCCCTGGTCTATGACAAGCTGGAGGTCACGGATAATATGCTGGAAAACCTCCAGAAAGAACTGCTGGAGGTGATTGGCCGATACTTTGAGATCGACCGGGAATCGATGAACTTAGACATTCAACGATCGGACGACTACTCCGCCCTGGTCTTTAACACACCGATCGTATCCGCCAAACATCAGCAAGAGCGGGGGTCCTCAGCCGCATAG
- a CDS encoding amidohydrolase family protein, translating into MIVDAHTHIFPDFIRDKREAYFDGEPEFKLLYDSPKSKLVTADQLVAEMDAQGVDRAVTFGFPWHAPEIFKPHNDYIMEAVARYPDRIKGLCCLDVFAEDALDEVERCIAGGLSGVGELAFYQSGFESGTLARLEPVMAFCREKHLPVMIHTNEPIGHMYPGKTPNTLAQIYELIRRFPDNRIILAHWGGGLFFYMLMKKEVREALANVYFDTAASPFLYTPEIYPMAEQAAGADKILWGTDYPLIKPDRYFREIEKSGISEAGKKQMMGENAARLFLMGE; encoded by the coding sequence ATGATTGTTGATGCGCATACCCATATCTTCCCGGATTTCATTCGTGATAAACGGGAAGCCTATTTTGACGGTGAGCCGGAGTTCAAGCTGCTTTATGACTCGCCGAAATCAAAGCTTGTCACAGCGGATCAGCTTGTGGCGGAAATGGACGCCCAGGGCGTTGACCGGGCGGTCACCTTTGGGTTTCCCTGGCACGCCCCGGAGATTTTTAAACCCCATAACGATTATATCATGGAAGCTGTGGCCCGGTATCCGGACCGGATCAAGGGGTTGTGCTGCCTGGACGTGTTTGCCGAAGACGCGCTTGACGAGGTGGAGCGCTGCATCGCCGGGGGACTCTCCGGCGTGGGCGAGCTTGCGTTTTACCAGTCCGGATTTGAATCCGGCACCCTGGCGCGGCTTGAGCCGGTGATGGCGTTTTGCCGGGAAAAACATCTGCCGGTGATGATCCATACCAATGAGCCCATCGGGCATATGTATCCGGGCAAGACCCCGAATACCCTGGCCCAGATCTATGAGCTGATCAGGCGCTTTCCGGATAACCGGATTATTCTGGCCCACTGGGGCGGGGGGCTGTTTTTTTATATGCTGATGAAAAAGGAGGTCCGGGAGGCATTGGCCAATGTGTATTTTGATACAGCCGCATCCCCGTTTTTATATACCCCGGAAATTTATCCGATGGCCGAGCAGGCGGCCGGGGCGGATAAGATCCTCTGGGGGACGGATTATCCCCTGATCAAGCCGGACCGGTACTTTCGTGAGATTGAAAAAAGCGGGATCAGCGAGGCCGGCAAAAAACAGATGATGGGGGAAAACGCGGCCCGGCTGTTTTTGATGGGTGAATGA
- a CDS encoding pyruvate kinase alpha/beta domain-containing protein: MSMSKLLSTFEEPGKINTQQTLEFAFDRGRELGITEVVVASSSGDTAYRALEIFKGFNITAVTYHCGFKEPFQNTMKDDVRRDLEEEGMKVVEATHALSGVERALAKKYTGIYPVLLMADTLRLFGQGTKVAVEISVMAADAGALTGNDIIAIGGTGKGADTALLLKPAHQSNFFDIQIREIICKPRTF, encoded by the coding sequence ATGAGTATGTCCAAACTGTTATCGACTTTCGAAGAACCCGGCAAGATCAACACTCAGCAAACGCTTGAATTCGCGTTTGACCGCGGCAGGGAACTCGGCATTACCGAAGTGGTGGTGGCATCTTCTTCCGGTGATACCGCATACCGGGCGCTTGAGATTTTCAAAGGCTTCAACATTACGGCGGTGACATATCATTGCGGCTTCAAAGAGCCCTTCCAGAATACCATGAAGGATGATGTCCGGCGGGATCTTGAAGAGGAAGGCATGAAAGTGGTGGAGGCCACTCATGCCCTGTCCGGGGTCGAGCGCGCGCTTGCCAAAAAATATACCGGCATCTATCCGGTGCTTCTGATGGCGGACACGCTGCGCCTGTTCGGACAAGGAACCAAGGTGGCGGTCGAGATCTCAGTCATGGCCGCAGACGCCGGGGCGCTTACCGGAAACGACATCATCGCCATCGGCGGCACGGGCAAAGGCGCGGATACGGCGCTCCTTCTGAAACCGGCCCACCAATCCAATTTTTTTGATATCCAGATCCGGGAGATTATCTGCAAGCCGCGAACCTTTTAA
- a CDS encoding tRNA (cytidine(34)-2'-O)-methyltransferase has translation MPQTYERHVVLVSPEIHWNTGNIGRTCLGAGAHLHLIKPLGFSLADRYVKRAGLDYWDQVKLSVWEDFAVFAENTGMAPSEAAVFTKTGRQPVWQVSKTAGRLFLIFGSETRGLPPKIQEAFSPDQTYHIPIGQGIRSLNLSTAVGIALYESLREAPNFHFWS, from the coding sequence ATGCCGCAGACATACGAGCGTCATGTGGTTTTGGTTTCCCCGGAAATTCACTGGAATACGGGCAATATCGGCCGCACCTGCCTGGGGGCCGGAGCGCATCTGCATTTAATCAAACCCTTGGGCTTTTCGCTGGCCGATCGTTACGTCAAGCGGGCGGGCCTTGATTACTGGGATCAGGTCAAGCTGTCCGTGTGGGAGGATTTTGCCGTATTTGCCGAAAACACCGGCATGGCCCCTTCCGAAGCCGCGGTTTTTACAAAAACCGGCCGGCAGCCGGTATGGCAAGTTTCCAAGACCGCCGGCCGGCTGTTTTTGATTTTCGGCTCCGAGACCCGGGGCCTGCCGCCCAAAATCCAAGAGGCATTCAGTCCCGATCAGACCTACCACATCCCTATCGGCCAGGGCATCCGCAGCTTAAACCTCTCCACCGCCGTCGGCATCGCCTTATACGAAAGCCTGCGGGAAGCGCCCAACTTTCATTTTTGGTCCTGA
- the clpB gene encoding ATP-dependent chaperone ClpB — MRFDKFTIKSQELIQEAHSRASQYKHQQIEPEHLLAVMLDDPNGIAGSIMRKIGVTPDNVSNELSSLMEKLPKVEGAAGESYISQRTRKLLEKAFEEADQMKDQYVSIEHIFLAIVGEKQSSLAQMFSRYGIKRDAILQVLSDIRGNQTITDQNPEDKYEALEKYTRDLTEEARRGKLDPVIGRDDEIRRIVQVLSRRRKNNPVLIGEPGVGKTAIVEGLAQRIVEGDVSESLKDRRLIALDMGTLVAGAKYRGEFEDRLKAVVKEVEKAEGKIILFIDELHTLVGAGAAEGAVDASNMLKPGLARGTLRCVGATTISEYRKHIEKDAALERRFQPVFTDEPSKEDTISILRGLKQKYEVHHGVKIKDSAIVAAATLSDRYITDRFLPDKAIDLIDECASRLRIEIDSKPVEIDEIQRKIRQLEIEREALKKETDKACRERLNKLDKELGNLKEEYNEMNAHWQNEKEVIQEIRTIKSELDQLTTEEQKAEREGNYEKVAEIRYGKRNELRTRLEGNNAKLAEIQEQHKMLREEVSAEDVAQIVSKWTGIPVQKMLEGEREKLVRMEERLQKRVVGQHEAVRAVSDAVRRARSGLQDPNRPIGSFIFMGPTGVGKTELAKALAEFLYDNEQAITRVDMSEYMEKHAVSRLIGAPPGYVGYEEGGYLTEAVRRRPYSVVLFDEIEKAHPDVFNALLQILDDGRMTDGQGKTVDFKNTLIIMTSNVGSHLLQEYSESRRKEMEDQVMQALRANFKPEFLNRIDETIIFHNLSHEQIRSIVDIQMMYLQKRLAEKNIELELADEAKDMLAERGFDPVYGARPLKRTIQQYIENPLSMAILKEDIPEYSRIRAKIEDDAIGFELVERMPEAEEAYDAA; from the coding sequence ATGCGATTTGATAAATTTACGATAAAATCTCAGGAACTCATTCAAGAGGCCCACTCAAGGGCGTCCCAATACAAACATCAGCAGATTGAGCCCGAACATTTACTGGCGGTCATGCTGGATGACCCCAACGGCATTGCCGGCTCGATCATGCGCAAAATCGGCGTCACCCCGGACAATGTCAGCAATGAGCTAAGCTCCCTGATGGAGAAGCTTCCCAAAGTCGAGGGGGCGGCCGGGGAGAGCTATATATCCCAGCGAACCCGGAAGCTCCTTGAAAAGGCGTTTGAAGAAGCCGATCAGATGAAGGACCAGTATGTCAGTATTGAGCATATTTTTCTGGCCATTGTCGGGGAAAAACAGAGCAGTCTGGCCCAGATGTTTTCCCGATACGGCATCAAACGCGATGCCATTCTTCAGGTACTCTCCGATATCCGGGGCAATCAGACCATTACGGACCAGAATCCGGAGGATAAATACGAAGCCCTGGAAAAATACACCCGGGATCTCACCGAAGAGGCCCGGCGGGGCAAACTCGATCCGGTGATCGGCCGGGATGATGAGATCCGCCGGATCGTGCAGGTGCTGTCCCGGCGGCGGAAAAACAACCCGGTTTTGATCGGCGAACCGGGCGTGGGCAAGACCGCGATTGTCGAAGGGCTGGCCCAGCGGATCGTGGAAGGCGATGTGTCCGAATCCCTTAAAGACCGCCGGCTGATTGCCCTGGACATGGGCACCCTGGTGGCGGGCGCCAAATACCGGGGCGAATTCGAAGACCGGCTGAAGGCGGTGGTCAAGGAAGTTGAAAAGGCGGAAGGCAAAATCATCCTGTTTATCGACGAGCTGCATACCCTGGTTGGCGCAGGGGCCGCCGAGGGCGCGGTGGATGCCTCCAATATGCTCAAGCCCGGCCTGGCCCGCGGGACACTGCGGTGCGTGGGCGCCACCACCATCAGCGAATACAGAAAGCACATTGAAAAGGATGCGGCCCTGGAGCGCCGGTTTCAGCCCGTATTTACGGATGAGCCGTCCAAGGAGGACACCATCTCCATTCTGCGCGGCTTGAAGCAGAAGTATGAGGTCCACCACGGGGTAAAAATCAAGGATTCCGCCATCGTGGCGGCCGCTACCCTGTCTGATCGCTATATCACGGATCGCTTTCTGCCGGACAAGGCCATTGATCTAATCGATGAGTGCGCCTCCCGGCTCCGGATTGAGATTGACAGCAAGCCGGTGGAAATTGATGAAATCCAGCGAAAAATCCGGCAGCTCGAGATTGAACGCGAGGCATTGAAAAAGGAAACGGATAAGGCGTGCAGGGAACGGCTCAACAAACTGGACAAGGAACTGGGAAACCTCAAGGAAGAGTACAACGAGATGAACGCCCACTGGCAGAATGAAAAAGAGGTGATCCAGGAAATCCGCACCATTAAATCCGAGCTCGATCAGCTGACCACGGAAGAGCAGAAAGCCGAGCGTGAGGGCAATTATGAAAAGGTGGCAGAAATCCGCTACGGTAAGCGAAATGAGCTGCGCACCCGGCTTGAGGGAAACAACGCCAAGCTGGCGGAAATCCAGGAACAGCACAAGATGCTCCGCGAGGAAGTCAGCGCCGAGGACGTGGCCCAGATCGTCTCCAAGTGGACCGGCATACCGGTTCAGAAGATGCTTGAAGGCGAACGCGAAAAGCTGGTGCGCATGGAAGAGCGCCTGCAAAAGCGGGTGGTCGGCCAGCACGAGGCGGTCCGCGCGGTCTCCGACGCTGTGCGCCGGGCGCGCTCCGGGCTGCAGGACCCGAACCGGCCCATCGGCTCCTTTATCTTTATGGGGCCGACCGGTGTGGGCAAGACCGAGCTGGCCAAGGCGCTGGCCGAATTCCTCTATGATAATGAACAGGCCATTACCCGGGTGGATATGTCCGAATACATGGAAAAGCACGCCGTATCCCGCTTGATCGGTGCGCCCCCGGGATATGTCGGCTATGAGGAGGGCGGCTATCTGACCGAAGCCGTTCGCCGGCGGCCCTATTCCGTGGTGCTTTTTGACGAAATCGAAAAAGCCCATCCGGATGTGTTCAACGCCCTGCTCCAGATCCTGGATGACGGCCGCATGACCGATGGCCAGGGGAAAACCGTGGATTTTAAAAACACCCTGATCATTATGACCTCAAACGTGGGCAGCCATCTGCTCCAGGAATACAGCGAGTCGCGGCGAAAAGAAATGGAAGATCAGGTCATGCAGGCGCTTCGGGCCAATTTCAAGCCGGAGTTTCTGAACCGGATCGATGAGACCATAATCTTTCACAACCTGAGCCACGAGCAGATCCGCTCCATCGTGGACATCCAGATGATGTATCTGCAGAAGCGGCTGGCTGAGAAAAATATTGAACTGGAGCTTGCAGATGAGGCCAAGGATATGCTGGCCGAACGGGGATTTGACCCGGTATACGGCGCGCGGCCGTTGAAGCGGACCATTCAGCAGTATATTGAGAATCCGCTCTCCATGGCCATTCTCAAGGAGGATATCCCCGAATACAGCCGGATTCGGGCCAAAATAGAAGATGATGCCATCGGCTTCGAACTGGTGGAACGCATGCCCGAAGCCGAAGAGGCCTATGATGCGGCCTGA